A stretch of DNA from Kamptonema formosum PCC 6407:
GGGTTAGTAACGATACCTTCGAGTAAAGTCTGAAAATGACCTACCATCCGCTCGATGGTCTCAGCATTAAACAAATCTGTGCTGTACTCAAAACGACCGACTATGCCCTCCGATGTCTCCTGTAATTCCAGGGTCAAATCAAACTTTGCCGTTTCGGTATCAATGTCCAACTGATTCCAATTCAGCATCGTATCAAAGCCTGACATCGGCGGTTGCAGAACAAAAGCAACCTGGAAGAGTTGGTTTTGACCTAAATTCCGCTCTGGTTGCAGTGCTTCTACCAACTTCTCAAAAGGCAAATCTTGGTAAGCAAATGCTCCCAAAGCCACTTCCCGCACTCTTTCGAGCAACTGCCGGAAAGTAGGATTTTCCTTGAGATCGGTACGCAGCACCAATGTGTTGACGAAGCGCTCAATTAGAGCCTGAATCTCTGGCTGTTTCCTTCTTGGGATGATAGTCCCTACTACAATATCTGTCTGCCCCGTGTAGCGATAGAGTAAGGTTTTGAACGCTGCCAGCAGTGTCATGTAGAGGGTAACGCCTTCTTTGTGACTCAATGAGGCGATCGCCTCGCTCAGAGTTTGAGGTAGCGCCACGCATTGCCTTGCACTCCCAAAACTTTGCATTGGCGAGCGCATTCGGTCAGTCGGGAGTTGTAGTGTTGGCAGATTAGCTAGTTGCTGTTTCCAGTATCTCAGTTCGTTGGTTTCTTCAGTTAGTAGTTCTTCAATCGGAGCTGTAATTGACACTTGCTTGCACCCTGTTTGATTGATTGCCTGTTTTACAAAAACTATCTTCTGTGATGTGATGCTGGCTCGTTCCTTGATCACAATTCACTCCCAGGACTTTGCCTTGTGACCATTTTTTAAGCACGTTTCGCTTCGATACCACTTATTAGAGGACTCGATCGCCTGCTCCCACTTGAAAGCGAGAATTATCCATTTTTACTCTTTCCTTGCGAGCGTTGTTTTTGCTTTTGGCGATTGATAGCTTGTTTTTGTTTTTTGATTTGGTCTCGATTTGATCGAAAAGAATGTTTTTCCTCTGGCTCCTGACTTAAATACTTAGCCAAAGAACTGATTGTTGGATATTTAAACATTTCCAGGATTGAAACATCTCTGTCCACCACTTCGCGCAGTTTGCTATGAGCCTGAGCCATCAATAATGAATGACCGCCTAGATCGAAGAAATTATCATCGATACCTACTTTTTCTAAGTTTAATACCTGTTGCCAAACCGTAGCTATAGCTTGTTCAATATCAGTTTGGGGTGCAATATGATTTGTTTCCCAATCTAGGTTAATAACACCAGGAGCTGGCAGTGCTTTGCGGTCTACTTTACCGTTTGGTGTCAGCGGCAATTCATCTACAATCACAAAAGCTGAAGGAATCATGTAGTCAGGTAAACGCTCCTTAAGATAATATCTAATCTCTTTAGGTAATACTTCAGAGTGATATTTATGATGTGTTTTGTGACCATTTTCGGAGAACAATAATTCATAGAAATGGTTGTGTTTAAACACTTTTTTATGGTGATAAGATTCGTATTCAAACTCAATAAATTGCCCATTTCCCCTAATCAAAATACCTTCAATTTTATAGTCAGGGTTCAAGTTATTATCGCATAGAGTTCCAATACAAACTGCTTTGATTGTATCTCCTTCTGAAACCTGAATTCCCGGATAGAATACCGGAAAGTAGACTGGTAGCCAGCAATACTCATGCTCGATAATATCTATGACTTCTCCTTCAATTGTGTGTAAGTTCAGCCACACTAGAAAACCGTCTAATCTTGACTCTTTTGTAATCGTGAGATTGATTTCAATACGGTATTCTGGGTTAAGGTGAGTATTGAAATTCAAATCTTCAAAAGTATCACTGTTTGAGATAAGATGAGATTTGGGAAATTTCTTAATAGATAACCTTAGATCGAAAGGATATCCAACTTGCTCGAAAATTTTATTAGTGTAATAACCGGGAACATCGTTAAACTGTGGATTATCTAACAATTCATCAGGCAGATAAGCAGCAGCTATTTTGGTAATACTTCTCTGAGGAATCATGATTCCATCTTCCTTCAGAAATCTGCGGGAACTATTCAAAATCACTGCTGCACCTTCCGATCCGCCAATGGCACCGACAATTTCTGACAGACATACGTCCGCCTGTTCGGGCAAGTTAACCTGGGTTGCATCACCATGAATTAAAGTTATCTTGT
This window harbors:
- a CDS encoding condensation domain-containing protein — encoded protein: MIKERASITSQKIVFVKQAINQTGCKQVSITAPIEELLTEETNELRYWKQQLANLPTLQLPTDRMRSPMQSFGSARQCVALPQTLSEAIASLSHKEGVTLYMTLLAAFKTLLYRYTGQTDIVVGTIIPRRKQPEIQALIERFVNTLVLRTDLKENPTFRQLLERVREVALGAFAYQDLPFEKLVEALQPERNLGQNQLFQVAFVLQPPMSGFDTMLNWNQLDIDTETAKFDLTLELQETSEGIVGRFEYSTDLFNAETIERMVGHFQTLLEGIVTNPEQKIAQLPLLTEWERQQLAAWNHTETDYPKDACIHQLFEEQVEKSP
- a CDS encoding amino acid adenylation domain-containing protein encodes the protein EKNPGYSLSSGNLAYVIYTSGSTGKPKGVLVEHRGLYNLAKAQIQIFDVQPNSRVLQFFSLSFDASVFEVVMALVAGATLVMGTRDSLLPGATLIQLLRDYAIAIVALAPSVLAVLPFNKLPALRTIIVGGEACSPDLIVKWSSGRRFFNAYGPTESTVCATIAECTDSKEPPSIGRPIANTQVYILDAQKQLVPIGVPGELYIGGAGLARGYLNQPELTSDRFIPNPFSHESGSRLYKTGDLARYLPDGNIEFLGRIDHQVKIRGFRIELGEIEAVLSQHTAVRQAIVVNREDVPGDKRLVAYIVPEEKHIQPLHQQEGQELGQIELWPSVAEYFVYDELLYYAMTNDERRNHSYKVAINQLVKDRVVVEVGTGKDAILARFCVEAGAKKVYAIERSEESYRLAKACIKNLGWENKITLIHGDATQVNLPEQADVCLSEIVGAIGGSEGAAVILNSSRRFLKEDGIMIPQRSITKIAAAYLPDELLDNPQFNDVPGYYTNKIFEQVGYPFDLRLSIKKFPKSHLISNSDTFEDLNFNTHLNPEYRIEINLTITKESRLDGFLVWLNLHTIEGEVIDIIEHEYCWLPVYFPVFYPGIQVSEGDTIKAVCIGTLCDNNLNPDYKIEGILIRGNGQFIEFEYESYHHKKVFKHNHFYELLFSENGHKTHHKYHSEVLPKEIRYYLKERLPDYMIPSAFVIVDELPLTPNGKVDRKALPAPGVINLDWETNHIAPQTDIEQAIATVWQQVLNLEKVGIDDNFFDLGGHSLLMAQAHSKLREVVDRDVSILEMFKYPTISSLAKYLSQEPEEKHSFRSNRDQIKKQKQAINRQKQKQRSQGKSKNG